The following proteins are co-located in the Silene latifolia isolate original U9 population chromosome 1, ASM4854445v1, whole genome shotgun sequence genome:
- the LOC141658458 gene encoding protein FAR1-RELATED SEQUENCE 5-like — MYAKRKQWVMAHCRDLEMGGVMRTTQRSESENSFFKRFESKSRTLVEFSLRFDSAMDQQRHAQKKLDNDNKHTSPQMSTHLAIEVHGVQLYSHKVFEEFKEEVKYSIDTFTFKATRSCRMLGRKDIICRHVIWIYSSNGLKTIPDECVVNTWCKDAVRSKMFDCNGEAAKDVDIIDGKQIAMSVMWSKVHQTVGMLMGKCKVDVDNFSNLIREFKEKLSPLGSPLNKQQQLE; from the exons ATGTACGCTAAAAGGAAGCAGTGGGTTATGGCACATTGTAGGGACCTAGAGATGGGGGGTGTTATGAGGACaacccaaagatcagagagtGAAAATAGTTTCTTTAAGAGATTTGAGAGCAAATCGAGAACGTTAGTCGAGTTCTCGCTGCGTTTTGACAGCGCTATGGACCAACAAAGACACGCGCAGAAGAAGCTCGACAACGATAACAAGCACACTTCTCCTCAAATGTCAACACATCTGGCTATTGAGGTGCACGGGGTGCAATTGTACAGTCATAAAGTATTCGAGGAATTTAAAGAAGAGGTCAAGTACTCAATCGATACTT TTACATTTAAAGCAACTCGTAGCTGCAGAATGCTTGGAAGGAAAGACATTATATGCCGGCATGTAATATGGATTTACTCATCTAACGGACTGAAGACTATTCCAGATGAGTGTGTTGTTAACACATGGTGTAAAGATGCAGTCCGCTCTAAAATGTTCGATTGTAATGGTGAAGCAGCTAAGGACGttgatataatagatggaaaaCAGATTGCGATGTCAGTAATGTGGTCAAAGGTTCATCAGACAGTTGGGATGCTTATGGGAAAATGCAAGGTCGATGTCGACAACTTTTCTAATCTAATTAGAGAGTTTAAGGAGAAACTATCACCCTTAGGATCACCATTGAATAAACAACAACAGTTGGAGTAA